The following proteins come from a genomic window of Brevibacillus antibioticus:
- a CDS encoding aldehyde dehydrogenase family protein, producing MKKHLYINGQWKEAKEYAPLYSPYSGELVAEIAQADDHDVDEAIKAAKAASKVMAKLPASQRAMILERAAAIMEARKEELAVILAQEAAKPLRTGRVEIARTIQTYKFAAEEAKRIHGETVPLDAAPGGEGRLAFTVRKPIGVVGAITPFNFPFNLVAHKVGPAIAAGNTVVLKPASQTPLSSLILADIFAEAGLPAGGLNILPGKGAVVGEKLVSDSRIAAITFTGSPAVGIAMKNKAGLKRVTLELGSNSAVIIDHNVEITQALIDRCVTGAFSFSGQVCISLQRVYIHESKYGEFLEKFKAGTEKLVLGDPLNEETDMSSVISAKDHERMGAWVQEAVEAGAHVVTGGKPVSDNLFAPTILTNVGANVAVSCQEVFGPIVVVTPFETMDEAIEAVNDSRFGLQAGIYTSDIHAAMRAAEELEVGGVMINDIPTFRVDNMPYGGVKDSGFGREGIKYAVEELTELKLIAIKL from the coding sequence ATGAAAAAGCATCTCTACATCAACGGACAATGGAAAGAAGCAAAAGAATACGCACCGCTCTACTCCCCTTATTCCGGGGAGCTGGTGGCTGAAATCGCTCAGGCAGATGATCATGACGTCGACGAGGCAATTAAGGCGGCAAAAGCCGCTTCCAAAGTCATGGCGAAATTGCCAGCGAGTCAGCGCGCCATGATATTGGAGCGTGCCGCTGCGATTATGGAAGCACGCAAGGAGGAATTGGCGGTTATCCTCGCACAGGAAGCCGCCAAGCCACTTCGCACGGGTCGTGTAGAAATCGCTCGGACGATCCAGACCTACAAGTTCGCAGCAGAAGAAGCGAAGCGCATTCACGGAGAGACGGTGCCGCTCGATGCAGCACCGGGTGGTGAAGGACGTCTTGCTTTTACGGTACGCAAGCCGATTGGCGTAGTCGGAGCGATCACGCCTTTTAACTTTCCATTCAATCTCGTGGCGCACAAGGTCGGTCCTGCCATTGCCGCAGGAAATACCGTTGTGCTGAAGCCAGCGAGCCAGACGCCGCTTAGCTCGCTGATCCTGGCCGATATTTTCGCAGAGGCAGGCTTGCCGGCAGGAGGGCTCAATATTTTGCCTGGAAAAGGCGCAGTCGTAGGCGAAAAGCTGGTCAGTGATAGCCGGATTGCCGCGATTACGTTTACCGGAAGTCCTGCGGTTGGAATCGCCATGAAAAACAAAGCGGGACTCAAGCGCGTGACCTTGGAGCTTGGCTCCAACTCTGCAGTGATCATCGACCACAATGTGGAAATCACGCAAGCGCTGATTGATCGTTGTGTGACGGGTGCCTTCTCCTTTAGCGGTCAAGTATGTATCTCGCTGCAACGGGTTTATATTCACGAGAGCAAGTACGGAGAGTTCCTGGAGAAGTTCAAGGCTGGCACAGAAAAGCTCGTGCTGGGTGATCCGTTAAACGAAGAGACAGACATGTCCTCCGTGATCTCCGCCAAGGATCATGAACGCATGGGAGCATGGGTACAGGAAGCAGTAGAAGCAGGCGCACATGTCGTTACTGGCGGAAAGCCTGTCAGTGACAACCTCTTTGCCCCTACGATTCTGACCAATGTGGGCGCAAATGTTGCTGTCTCTTGCCAGGAGGTATTCGGCCCAATCGTAGTCGTTACACCGTTTGAGACGATGGACGAAGCGATTGAAGCGGTAAATGACTCCCGATTCGGTTTGCAGGCAGGCATCTATACGAGTGACATTCATGCGGCTATGCGCGCAGCAGAAGAGCTGGAGGTCGGAGGCGTGATGATCAACGATATTCCGACGTTCCGCGTAGATAACATGCCGTATGGCGGGGTAAAAGACAGTGGCTTTGGCCGCGAAGGCATTAAGTATGCGGTCGAGGAACTGACCGAACTAAAATTAATCGCGATCAAGCTGTAA
- a CDS encoding polysaccharide deacetylase family protein — translation MIRHRKGASGFRIFHWISLIAIVALLSACSPFQGNENSADNSLEPAKPEKIERYHGEKSKAVSMVYTTQRQLALTFNGMADKDTMKRLLDELDKYHIKAAFFVPGMRVAEEPDIARGIVARGHEIENNTLNKSDMQGQPYENMYKDIKLTNDIIKRETDKTPRYIRTKSGDYNDDLRIVAAHNGQEAVVSSSLFLHNWQRETEADKSRYLRKYMNRGGIITMDTEENKSVVENIRLLAEAATHVGYTYVPLHELIAQGGERKPLQEIQGFDAAKMNPAYQESKPNLIYRKETDKKMVALSFDDWGTDQTVTKILDILDKKGVKASFFLRADGVERNPNLARAIAEAGHDVANHTYSHPVNTQIAPEDLQKEIVKAHQIITEAIQQKPTMYFRPPTGAFDEQTLKAIAATGYEDITIYDVTPSDYDKKRSAEEIVKAIMEQTRSGSVILLHMLDDIHTIEALPIVIDQLRSKGYTLVPMTEMFGQ, via the coding sequence ATGATTCGTCATAGGAAAGGGGCCAGTGGGTTCCGAATATTTCACTGGATCTCCCTTATAGCGATTGTGGCATTGTTGTCAGCCTGTTCACCGTTTCAGGGGAATGAAAACAGTGCAGATAACAGCCTAGAGCCAGCCAAACCTGAAAAAATAGAGCGTTACCACGGGGAAAAGAGCAAGGCAGTATCTATGGTCTACACGACGCAAAGACAGCTTGCTCTTACTTTTAATGGGATGGCAGATAAGGACACGATGAAGAGATTGTTAGATGAGTTGGACAAGTACCACATCAAGGCAGCTTTTTTCGTGCCAGGAATGAGAGTAGCGGAAGAGCCTGACATTGCGCGAGGAATTGTCGCCAGAGGTCACGAGATTGAAAACAATACGTTGAACAAATCGGACATGCAGGGCCAACCTTACGAGAACATGTACAAAGACATCAAGTTGACCAATGACATTATCAAAAGAGAGACGGACAAAACGCCAAGATATATCCGAACGAAGTCGGGTGATTATAACGACGATCTTCGCATAGTAGCCGCTCATAATGGACAAGAAGCCGTCGTGTCTTCCAGTCTGTTTCTGCACAATTGGCAAAGAGAGACGGAAGCTGACAAGAGCCGCTATTTACGAAAATATATGAATCGTGGCGGCATCATCACGATGGATACAGAGGAGAACAAGTCAGTAGTAGAAAACATCAGGCTCCTGGCAGAGGCTGCTACTCATGTCGGGTATACGTACGTTCCTTTACACGAGCTGATTGCACAAGGTGGGGAGCGAAAGCCGTTGCAGGAGATCCAAGGGTTTGATGCAGCCAAGATGAACCCGGCTTACCAGGAGTCCAAGCCCAATCTCATCTATCGAAAAGAAACAGACAAGAAGATGGTCGCCTTGTCCTTCGATGATTGGGGTACGGATCAAACAGTTACGAAGATTCTCGATATTTTGGACAAAAAAGGAGTAAAGGCTTCGTTTTTCCTTCGCGCAGATGGGGTCGAGCGAAATCCAAACTTGGCGAGAGCGATTGCGGAAGCGGGACACGACGTAGCCAATCACACCTATTCTCATCCGGTGAATACCCAAATCGCGCCGGAAGATTTGCAAAAAGAGATTGTCAAAGCCCATCAGATCATTACCGAAGCGATTCAGCAGAAGCCGACGATGTACTTCAGACCGCCAACCGGGGCCTTCGACGAACAGACACTCAAGGCGATTGCAGCAACGGGCTACGAGGATATTACGATTTATGATGTGACGCCGTCCGATTACGACAAGAAACGAAGTGCGGAAGAGATCGTCAAAGCTATTATGGAGCAGACGCGGAGCGGAAGCGTGATTCTGCTGCACATGCTCGATGACATTCACACAATAGAGGCGCTACCGATTGTAATTGACCAGCTTAGAAGCAAAGGATACACGCTTGTACCCATGACAGAGATGTTTGGACAATA